One window from the genome of Bdellovibrionales bacterium encodes:
- the nagZ gene encoding beta-N-acetylhexosaminidase — MNKLIGQHMIIGIAGQSLTADEKKFIVNNNIGGIILMGRNVSEPKQVHELCKEIQSLRHQMQDKAPLFIGIDMEGGRVARLKAPFTQWPPLKKLGDLDNATVTFHFSNKMGLELNAVGINLDFAPCVDVFTNAKNTVIGDRSISSDPEMVAKHASALVRGYIKSNIISCAKHFPGHGNTIVDSHEDLPVEELDLKRLDSLELIPFKRSFKARVDMVMTSHILFKNIDPEWPVTLSETFLKKILREQCRYRGLIVTDDLDMKAMAKHYDPKQIPVRALQAGAQILLYCNEPLSPPRAIEGITEATAQGTLKKADLEASYKQIMEVKKDKIPHPDPMPLDEALKIVGSEDHQRVAQALAKGEVPPGLIEA, encoded by the coding sequence ATGAATAAACTGATCGGCCAACACATGATTATCGGGATTGCCGGGCAATCCCTGACCGCGGACGAAAAGAAATTCATCGTTAACAATAATATCGGCGGCATTATTCTGATGGGCCGCAATGTTTCTGAACCAAAACAGGTTCATGAGCTTTGCAAAGAAATCCAGTCTTTGCGCCACCAAATGCAAGACAAAGCTCCGCTTTTTATCGGCATCGATATGGAAGGCGGCCGTGTTGCAAGATTGAAAGCGCCATTTACTCAGTGGCCACCACTCAAGAAGCTCGGTGATCTTGACAACGCCACAGTGACTTTCCACTTCTCTAATAAAATGGGATTGGAACTGAATGCGGTCGGTATCAACTTGGATTTCGCTCCGTGCGTGGATGTTTTTACGAATGCAAAGAACACAGTCATTGGCGACCGCTCCATCAGCAGCGATCCTGAAATGGTGGCAAAACACGCTTCCGCTTTAGTTCGTGGTTACATCAAATCAAATATCATCTCTTGCGCGAAGCACTTCCCTGGTCATGGCAATACGATTGTCGACAGCCACGAAGATCTTCCGGTGGAAGAACTTGATTTGAAGCGTTTGGACAGTTTGGAACTCATTCCATTTAAGCGCTCTTTCAAAGCGCGCGTAGATATGGTGATGACGTCGCACATTCTTTTTAAAAATATCGATCCAGAATGGCCTGTGACTTTGTCAGAGACTTTCTTAAAGAAAATCCTTCGTGAACAATGCCGTTATCGTGGTTTGATCGTGACAGATGATCTTGATATGAAAGCCATGGCGAAGCACTACGATCCAAAGCAGATCCCAGTTCGCGCCCTGCAAGCTGGAGCTCAGATCTTGCTCTATTGTAATGAGCCGCTGTCACCACCACGTGCCATCGAAGGCATTACAGAAGCGACTGCTCAAGGCACGCTAAAAAAAGCGGACCTCGAAGCAAGCTATAAGCAAATCATGGAAGTTAAGAAAGATAAGATCCCTCACCCAGATCCAATGCCACTAGACGAAGCATTGAAGATCGTTGGCAGCGAAGATCACCAGCGAGTGGCCCAAGCTCTTGCCAAAGGTGAAGTTCCTCCGGGACTTATTGAAGCTTAA